One Myxococcaceae bacterium JPH2 DNA window includes the following coding sequences:
- a CDS encoding AAA family ATPase produces the protein MKPGLRIDGFQVQGFGHFAGFSSALRPGLNLLYGPNEAGKSTLLAFLRGVLFGFEKRGQAERYEPESGAFGGELRLETGAGPLVVRRLAGRRSEGELTVHGPDGDALPESFLRDALTHVPRELFFEVFAFRLDELSSFQNLAEQRGVSEALFAAGMRGARRLPDAVERLRKDVDALYAPRGQKPELNRVMRELEEVQRQLREVGDRPARYFEQREALGARSAEQQALEAELRATAREVDRLSRLDSALGDLTELARHHAEREALPPLEGFPTAGAARLDDILQRRKAYRAQQAQLAERLSFCSGELARLAAPWPVRERADLLRAALAAFSERSELMRGLPARRAALAAKRRQVEQGLGELGLSVDAVGLLALDLSASARGELERVAGRLEAADTRCREAESARASARESRERLEDTAVRAETEHAVLPDARPAQVRQRQAAAARFRTARSDLERLGEQRLELRRQIDSVRVQGEPAPSQSPLPAWLVGVGIALALLLAAVAGLVSGWLMAVLCGGVALALVGLLAYARQRVEATQHAHREAHAARQRWRQQEEERLRATLATLATREELILRELLGASSDLGLAPGASLADLAARDTALLEELHQAERREALQRERDALRTQRDAALRDEQRAEESFQLAGARSQALRAELGAFLEARRFPATATASTARALWSDAAALRQRLQDVMADEAALAEDEATCHEAAARLQAEAARAGLPPGAVEAVAARIAAALDEVRTQTAEQRQRESSYHDLLADKALLDQHVRDEDGALELLLAKGGCADEESFRRRAGQALRYAELTARVRELSQRIEALTGLDDGAAREAAREAGGEAGLKEALDFLRERHRVGSERLKAVLTEQGALNNQLQQWENDEQLATLRIQEESLRARASELATRYAADRLALALLGRARRRFEEEQQPRVIQLASELFSELTQGRYRRVFMPAGGERELRVGDGQRDWTAEQLSRGTREQLFLAFRLAAIRDFGEKNGALPLIADDVLVNFDPERARAAVRLFARLAERHQVIAFTCHPWLRAQFEAEGACVRELSSSTARLAGTGTEP, from the coding sequence GTGAAGCCCGGGCTGCGCATCGACGGCTTCCAAGTGCAGGGCTTCGGCCACTTCGCGGGCTTCTCCAGCGCGCTGCGGCCGGGGCTCAACCTCCTCTACGGTCCAAACGAAGCGGGCAAGAGCACCCTGTTGGCCTTCCTGCGCGGCGTGCTGTTCGGCTTCGAGAAGCGCGGCCAGGCGGAGCGCTACGAGCCCGAGTCCGGAGCCTTCGGCGGAGAGCTGCGCCTGGAGACAGGCGCGGGGCCGCTGGTGGTGCGCCGCCTCGCGGGCCGCCGCTCCGAGGGCGAGCTGACGGTGCACGGCCCGGACGGGGACGCGTTGCCTGAGTCCTTCCTGCGCGACGCGCTCACGCATGTCCCGCGCGAACTCTTCTTCGAGGTCTTCGCCTTCCGCCTGGATGAGCTGTCGTCCTTCCAGAACCTCGCCGAGCAGCGCGGTGTCTCCGAGGCCCTCTTCGCCGCGGGCATGCGCGGCGCGCGCCGACTACCGGACGCGGTGGAGCGGCTGCGCAAGGACGTGGACGCGCTCTACGCGCCGCGAGGGCAGAAGCCCGAACTCAACCGCGTGATGCGCGAGCTGGAAGAGGTGCAGCGCCAGCTCCGCGAGGTGGGCGACCGGCCCGCGCGCTACTTCGAACAGCGCGAAGCCCTGGGTGCCCGAAGCGCGGAGCAACAAGCACTGGAGGCCGAGCTGCGCGCCACCGCGCGCGAGGTGGACCGGCTGTCCCGGCTCGACTCGGCGCTGGGGGACCTGACAGAGCTGGCTCGGCACCACGCCGAGCGCGAAGCACTCCCGCCGCTGGAGGGCTTCCCCACCGCGGGCGCGGCCCGTCTGGACGACATCCTCCAGCGCCGCAAGGCGTACCGAGCCCAACAGGCCCAGCTCGCCGAGCGGCTCTCCTTCTGCAGCGGTGAGCTGGCCAGGCTCGCCGCGCCGTGGCCCGTGCGCGAACGCGCGGACTTGCTGCGCGCCGCGCTCGCCGCCTTCTCCGAGCGCTCCGAGCTGATGCGCGGACTGCCCGCCCGCCGCGCCGCGCTCGCCGCCAAGCGTCGGCAGGTGGAGCAGGGCCTGGGCGAGTTGGGGCTCTCGGTGGACGCCGTCGGGCTCCTCGCGCTGGACCTGAGCGCCAGCGCGCGCGGCGAACTGGAGCGTGTGGCCGGCCGCCTGGAAGCCGCGGACACCCGCTGCCGTGAAGCCGAGTCCGCCCGAGCCAGCGCGAGAGAAAGTCGCGAGCGCCTGGAGGACACCGCCGTCCGAGCGGAGACCGAGCACGCCGTGCTGCCCGACGCGCGCCCCGCCCAGGTCCGTCAGCGGCAAGCCGCGGCGGCCCGCTTCCGCACCGCCCGAAGCGACCTGGAGCGGCTGGGCGAACAGCGGTTGGAGCTGCGCCGCCAGATCGACAGCGTGCGCGTGCAAGGCGAGCCCGCGCCGTCACAGTCGCCGCTGCCCGCGTGGCTGGTGGGCGTGGGCATCGCGCTGGCCCTGTTGCTCGCGGCCGTTGCGGGGCTCGTGTCCGGGTGGCTCATGGCGGTGCTGTGCGGTGGCGTCGCGCTCGCGCTGGTGGGGCTGCTGGCCTATGCGCGCCAACGGGTGGAGGCGACCCAGCATGCCCACCGCGAGGCCCACGCGGCTCGTCAGCGCTGGAGACAACAAGAGGAAGAGCGACTGCGCGCGACGCTGGCGACCCTGGCGACGCGGGAGGAACTCATCCTCCGCGAGCTGCTCGGTGCCTCCTCCGACCTGGGTCTGGCGCCGGGCGCATCCCTGGCGGACCTGGCCGCGCGAGACACCGCGCTGCTGGAGGAGCTGCACCAGGCCGAGCGGCGGGAAGCACTCCAGCGCGAGCGCGACGCCCTGCGCACCCAGCGGGACGCGGCCCTGCGCGATGAGCAGCGCGCGGAAGAGTCCTTCCAGCTCGCCGGGGCGCGGAGTCAGGCGCTGCGCGCGGAGCTGGGCGCCTTCCTCGAGGCCCGACGCTTCCCCGCCACCGCCACCGCCTCGACGGCCCGCGCGCTGTGGAGCGACGCCGCCGCGCTCCGGCAGCGGCTCCAGGATGTGATGGCGGATGAGGCCGCGCTCGCCGAGGACGAGGCCACCTGCCACGAAGCCGCCGCGCGCCTCCAGGCCGAGGCCGCTCGCGCGGGCCTGCCACCGGGCGCCGTGGAGGCCGTGGCCGCGCGAATCGCCGCCGCGCTCGACGAGGTGCGCACCCAGACCGCCGAGCAGCGCCAGCGCGAGTCCTCGTACCACGACCTCCTGGCGGACAAGGCCCTGCTGGACCAGCACGTCCGCGATGAGGACGGCGCCCTGGAGCTGCTCCTCGCGAAGGGTGGCTGCGCGGACGAGGAGTCCTTCCGCCGCCGCGCCGGACAGGCCCTGCGCTACGCGGAGCTGACCGCCCGGGTGCGCGAGCTGTCCCAGCGCATCGAGGCGCTCACCGGCCTGGACGACGGCGCGGCCCGCGAGGCCGCGCGAGAGGCGGGCGGCGAGGCCGGCCTGAAGGAGGCCCTGGACTTCCTGCGCGAGCGCCACCGCGTGGGCAGCGAGCGGCTCAAGGCCGTCCTCACCGAGCAGGGCGCGCTGAACAACCAGCTCCAGCAATGGGAGAACGACGAGCAGCTCGCCACGCTGCGCATCCAGGAGGAGTCCCTGCGCGCCCGCGCCTCGGAGCTGGCCACGCGCTACGCGGCGGACCGGCTGGCGCTGGCCCTGCTCGGCCGAGCCCGTCGCCGCTTCGAGGAGGAGCAGCAGCCGCGCGTCATCCAGCTCGCCAGTGAGCTGTTCTCCGAGCTGACCCAGGGACGCTACCGCCGCGTCTTCATGCCCGCGGGCGGAGAGCGGGAGCTGCGCGTGGGCGATGGACAGCGGGACTGGACCGCCGAGCAGCTCTCCCGCGGCACCCGGGAGCAGCTCTTCCTGGCCTTCCGCCTGGCCGCCATCCGTGACTTCGGTGAGAAGAACGGGGCCCTGCCCCTCATCGCGGATGACGTGCTGGTGAACTTCGACCCCGAGCGCGCTCGGGCCGCCGTCCGCCTGTTCGCGCGGCTGGCCGAGCGCCACCAGGTCATCGCCTTCACCTGCCACCCCTGGCTGCGGGCACAGTTCGAAGCGGAAGGGGCCTGCGTGCGGGAGCTGTCCTCCTCGACCGCGCGCTTGGCCGGTACCGGCACCGAACCCTAA